A region from the Vibrio sp. SS-MA-C1-2 genome encodes:
- a CDS encoding LysR family transcriptional regulator, with translation MDIEEVYRKDLNLLVALKVLLEENSVTAAAYRLNLSQSAMSRVLSRLRTLLSDPIFTRQGSQLVPTEKALLLSQQLNEPLEALRTLLTPNTFAPESCEDFFTIAASDYAIQTILPIALKEIYQQAPHISLRFIPLQQERMLEQLTHDKVDMAVCHPIGDISPLQRLSLGEVGVLCLVAKDHPLVDEPITIESYLSLPQAMIAISDGVKQQIDNHFLDQKPRLMLRASYLEAAMALVDKMPLIITVPADLAYLYAERYQLVIKALPIDFKPFDYSLLWHPRSEHSAPHIWLRELIQKLCSEMIEQGRY, from the coding sequence ATGGATATAGAAGAGGTTTATCGTAAAGACTTGAACCTGCTGGTGGCATTAAAAGTGCTTCTAGAAGAGAACAGTGTGACAGCGGCGGCGTATCGACTTAATTTAAGTCAATCTGCGATGAGCCGAGTGTTGTCTCGACTGCGTACTCTATTATCCGATCCGATATTTACCCGTCAAGGGAGTCAGTTAGTTCCAACAGAAAAGGCGTTACTTCTGAGTCAGCAACTCAATGAACCATTAGAAGCATTGCGCACGTTATTAACGCCCAATACTTTTGCACCTGAATCCTGTGAAGATTTCTTTACGATTGCAGCTAGTGATTATGCGATCCAAACTATTTTACCAATCGCATTAAAAGAGATTTATCAGCAAGCACCACATATATCGTTACGTTTTATCCCTTTGCAGCAAGAGCGGATGCTAGAACAGTTAACTCACGATAAAGTTGATATGGCAGTTTGTCACCCTATTGGTGATATATCTCCGCTTCAGCGTCTTAGTTTAGGGGAGGTTGGTGTACTCTGTTTGGTCGCAAAAGACCATCCATTGGTAGATGAACCAATTACGATTGAGAGTTACCTATCTTTACCTCAAGCAATGATCGCAATTAGTGATGGAGTCAAACAACAGATAGATAATCATTTTCTCGATCAGAAACCGCGCCTTATGTTGCGAGCCTCTTACCTTGAAGCCGCCATGGCGTTAGTGGATAAAATGCCTTTGATTATTACTGTCCCTGCTGATTTAGCCTATCTTTATGCGGAGCGTTATCAGCTTGTGATAAAAGCTTTACCGATAGATTTTAAACCGTTCGATTATTCACTGCTTTGGCACCCGAGAAGTGAGCACTCTGCTCCTCATATTTGGTTGCGGGAGTTAATTCAAAAGTTGTGTAGTGAAATGATAGAACAAGGACGATATTAA
- a CDS encoding MDR family oxidoreductase, with protein MFKALVLEQQDKITQASVQTIDETTLPEGDVLVAVDYTSLNYKDGLAITGAGRIIRNFPMVPGIDLVGKVLESQDDRYQVGDEVVLTGWGVGETHWGGMAEKARLKGDWLVPMPANFDGKKAMMVGTAGLTAMLCVQALIDADIKPEDGEVLVTGASGGVGSVAVSLLAKLGYTVAAVSGRVEENGPLLTKLGASRVIERSEFEEPARPLDKQLWAGAIDTVGSKVLAKVLSQVNYNGAVAICGLAGGFDLPTTVMPFILRNVRLQGVDSVMCPREKRMAAWDRLVELLPEQYYQQACNEISLEQAPEAAAKIIKGQVTGRTVIKL; from the coding sequence ATGTTTAAAGCCCTCGTTCTAGAACAACAAGATAAAATCACTCAAGCTTCTGTTCAAACTATTGATGAAACAACACTACCTGAAGGTGATGTATTAGTGGCGGTCGATTACACCTCACTTAACTACAAAGATGGTTTAGCGATTACAGGTGCTGGGCGTATTATCCGTAACTTCCCGATGGTGCCAGGAATCGATTTAGTAGGTAAAGTTTTAGAGTCTCAAGATGACCGTTATCAAGTTGGTGATGAGGTTGTTCTAACGGGCTGGGGCGTGGGTGAAACTCATTGGGGTGGCATGGCTGAGAAAGCTCGTTTAAAAGGTGACTGGTTAGTACCAATGCCCGCTAATTTTGATGGCAAAAAAGCGATGATGGTAGGAACTGCTGGCCTAACGGCAATGCTTTGTGTTCAAGCTCTTATTGATGCTGATATCAAACCTGAAGATGGCGAAGTTCTGGTAACGGGTGCTAGTGGTGGTGTCGGGTCTGTTGCCGTATCTCTACTCGCTAAACTTGGTTATACCGTCGCTGCTGTTTCTGGTCGCGTTGAAGAAAATGGCCCATTATTGACTAAACTGGGTGCATCTCGTGTCATTGAACGTAGTGAGTTTGAAGAACCTGCTCGCCCACTAGATAAACAACTTTGGGCTGGCGCTATCGATACCGTTGGTAGCAAGGTGCTCGCTAAAGTACTTTCTCAAGTAAACTATAATGGCGCTGTTGCGATTTGTGGTCTAGCTGGTGGCTTCGATCTCCCTACCACCGTAATGCCATTTATTCTACGTAATGTTCGCCTACAAGGTGTGGATTCAGTGATGTGTCCACGTGAGAAACGTATGGCTGCATGGGATCGTCTGGTTGAGCTTCTTCCTGAGCAATATTACCAACAAGCATGTAATGAGATTTCTCTAGAACAAGCGCCTGAAGCAGCAGCAAAAATCATTAAAGGCCAAGTAACGGGCCGTACAGTGATCAAGCTTTAA
- the tusA gene encoding sulfurtransferase TusA, with translation MSLNSEPTQTLDAIGLRCPEPVMMVRKTVRKMTDGETLLITADDPSTVRDIPSFCRFMDHTLIDSQVETSPFQFLIQKGA, from the coding sequence ATGAGCTTAAACTCAGAACCAACTCAAACTTTAGATGCTATTGGACTCCGCTGTCCGGAACCTGTGATGATGGTACGAAAAACAGTCCGTAAAATGACAGATGGTGAAACATTATTAATCACTGCAGATGATCCTTCAACAGTCCGAGATATTCCAAGTTTCTGTCGTTTTATGGATCACACATTAATTGATTCTCAGGTTGAAACATCACCTTTTCAGTTTTTGATCCAAAAAGGCGCTTAA
- the glyS gene encoding glycine--tRNA ligase subunit beta yields MAKNFLIELGTEELPPKSLRTLAEAFAANFTAGLDSANVEYGDVKWYASPRRLAIKIADLAEGQADKVVEKRGPAISAAFDAEGQPTKAALGWARGNGIDIADADRLKTDKGEWLLFKQEVKGKPVQDLVIDIAATALANLPIPKPMRWGDKETQFIRPVKTLTVLFGEQLIEGTILGVASDRVIRGHRFMGEPEFTIDSADQYPELLEQRGKVMADYEARKAIILADSKKAADAVGGIADLEDELVEEVTSLVEWPVVLTASFEPEFLTVPSEALVYTMKGDQKYFPVYDAEGNLVPKFIFVSNIESKDPRQVIEGNEKVVRPRLADAEFFFNTDRKRPLVDRLPELETAIFQKQLGTIKDKTDRITELAGYIAEQIGADVEKSQRAGLLAKCDLMTSMVFEFTDTQGVMGMHYARHDGEAEEVALALNEQYMPRFAGDDLPSTAVSSAVAMADKIDTLVGIFGIGQAPKGSDPFALRRAALGVLRIIVENEYKLDLIDLIAKAKTLFGDKLTNKNVEADVIDFMLGRFRAWYQDQNFSVDVIQAVLSRRPTKPSDFDKRVKAVSHFRELEAAESLAAANKRVGNILAKFDGELSSQVDTSLLTEAEEIKLAASVAEKVAQLEPLFTTGDYQQALTLLSELRNDVDAFFDNVMVMADDLAVKTNRLTLLNQLREQFLNVADISLLQK; encoded by the coding sequence ATGGCGAAGAATTTCTTAATTGAACTGGGTACTGAAGAGTTACCACCAAAATCACTACGTACACTAGCTGAAGCCTTTGCTGCTAATTTTACCGCAGGTTTAGACAGTGCAAATGTCGAATATGGTGATGTTAAGTGGTACGCCTCTCCTCGTCGCCTTGCGATTAAAATTGCTGATCTAGCAGAAGGCCAAGCAGACAAAGTCGTTGAAAAACGTGGACCTGCAATTAGCGCCGCATTTGATGCAGAAGGCCAACCGACGAAAGCAGCACTAGGCTGGGCTCGTGGTAATGGTATCGATATTGCTGATGCTGACCGTCTAAAAACAGACAAAGGTGAGTGGTTACTATTCAAACAAGAAGTGAAAGGTAAGCCCGTTCAAGATCTTGTGATTGATATTGCAGCGACAGCCCTTGCTAACTTGCCAATTCCTAAGCCGATGCGCTGGGGCGATAAAGAGACACAATTTATTCGTCCAGTGAAAACGCTAACTGTTCTTTTCGGTGAGCAACTGATCGAAGGAACTATTTTAGGTGTTGCTTCTGATCGTGTAATTCGTGGTCACCGCTTTATGGGCGAACCTGAATTTACAATCGACAGCGCTGATCAATACCCAGAGCTTTTAGAGCAACGCGGTAAAGTGATGGCGGATTATGAAGCGCGTAAAGCGATCATTCTTGCTGATTCTAAAAAAGCAGCAGATGCTGTCGGTGGTATTGCTGACCTTGAAGATGAATTAGTTGAAGAAGTGACATCGTTGGTTGAATGGCCAGTTGTTCTAACGGCTTCATTCGAACCTGAGTTCTTAACCGTTCCTTCTGAAGCACTGGTCTACACCATGAAAGGGGATCAGAAATACTTCCCGGTTTATGATGCAGAAGGCAATCTAGTGCCTAAGTTTATCTTTGTTTCGAACATTGAATCGAAAGATCCTCGTCAAGTTATCGAGGGTAACGAGAAAGTTGTACGTCCTCGTCTTGCCGATGCAGAGTTCTTCTTTAATACTGACCGTAAGCGCCCACTGGTTGATCGTCTACCTGAGCTAGAGACAGCGATCTTCCAGAAACAACTTGGCACAATTAAAGATAAAACTGATCGTATAACTGAGCTTGCTGGTTATATTGCTGAGCAAATTGGTGCAGATGTTGAGAAATCACAACGCGCAGGTTTACTAGCAAAATGTGATTTAATGACGTCAATGGTCTTTGAATTCACCGATACTCAAGGCGTGATGGGCATGCATTATGCACGTCATGATGGTGAAGCAGAAGAAGTTGCATTAGCACTAAACGAGCAGTATATGCCTCGTTTTGCGGGTGATGACTTACCTTCTACAGCGGTATCATCAGCGGTGGCTATGGCAGATAAGATCGATACTTTAGTCGGTATCTTTGGTATTGGTCAAGCACCGAAGGGGTCAGATCCTTTTGCACTACGTCGTGCTGCATTAGGTGTACTACGTATTATCGTTGAAAACGAATACAAGTTAGATCTGATTGACCTTATCGCAAAAGCAAAAACGTTATTCGGTGACAAACTGACTAACAAAAATGTTGAAGCTGATGTGATTGACTTTATGTTAGGTCGATTCCGCGCTTGGTACCAAGATCAGAATTTCAGTGTTGATGTAATTCAAGCGGTACTTTCTCGTCGTCCAACTAAACCATCTGATTTTGATAAGCGTGTTAAAGCCGTTTCTCACTTCAGAGAGTTAGAGGCAGCAGAATCATTAGCCGCAGCCAATAAGCGAGTTGGTAATATCTTAGCGAAATTTGATGGTGAATTATCTTCTCAAGTTGATACTTCTCTATTAACTGAAGCCGAAGAGATCAAATTAGCAGCAAGCGTTGCAGAAAAAGTTGCTCAACTAGAGCCACTATTTACAACAGGCGATTATCAGCAAGCACTCACTCTACTTTCTGAGTTACGTAACGACGTTGATGCTTTCTTTGATAACGTGATGGTAATGGCAGACGATTTAGCGGTAAAAACTAACCGTCTAACGCTATTAAACCAGCTTCGAGAGCAGTTCTTAAATGTTGCCGATATTTCTCTACTACAGAAATAA
- the fadA gene encoding acetyl-CoA C-acyltransferase FadA: MNNVVIVDCVRTPMGRSKGGAFRHVRAEDLSAELMKALLARNPAVDPNQIEDIYWGCVQQTLEQGFNIGRNAALLAGLPKSVAAVTVNRLCGSSMQAIHDATRAIMVNDAEICLVGGVEHMGHVPMNHGVDFHSGLSKSVAKAAGMMGLTAEMLAKTHQISRQQQDEFAARSHQRAHIATQEGYFANEIVPIQGHDADGALTLVEHDEVIRPETTVDSLSTLRPVFDPVNGTVTAGSSSALSDGASAMLLMSEQKAKALGLPIRARVRSMAVSGCDPSLMGYGPVPATKKALQRAGLSMADIDIVELNEAFAAQSIPCAKDLGLLDQLDEKVNLNGGAIALGHPLGCSGSRIATSLINIMERKDAKLGLATMCIGLGQGIATIFERD; the protein is encoded by the coding sequence ATGAATAATGTTGTTATTGTTGATTGTGTTCGCACTCCAATGGGACGTTCAAAAGGCGGTGCGTTTCGTCATGTTAGAGCTGAAGATCTCTCGGCGGAATTAATGAAAGCGCTATTAGCCAGAAATCCAGCGGTTGATCCTAATCAGATAGAAGATATCTATTGGGGTTGTGTACAACAAACGTTAGAGCAGGGATTTAATATTGGTAGAAATGCCGCATTATTAGCTGGATTACCAAAATCGGTTGCAGCGGTAACGGTTAATCGACTTTGTGGTTCTTCTATGCAGGCAATCCATGATGCTACAAGAGCAATTATGGTTAATGACGCTGAAATTTGCTTAGTGGGTGGTGTAGAACACATGGGGCATGTCCCGATGAATCATGGGGTTGATTTTCATTCTGGTTTATCAAAGTCTGTCGCAAAAGCAGCAGGGATGATGGGATTAACCGCTGAAATGTTAGCGAAAACCCACCAAATTAGTCGTCAACAGCAAGATGAATTTGCCGCGCGATCTCATCAACGAGCTCATATTGCCACTCAAGAGGGTTATTTTGCTAACGAGATTGTTCCAATCCAAGGTCATGATGCCGACGGTGCTTTAACGTTAGTCGAACATGATGAAGTTATCCGTCCAGAAACAACCGTTGACTCTCTCTCTACACTGCGCCCTGTTTTTGATCCCGTAAATGGAACAGTGACTGCAGGAAGTTCATCCGCGTTATCTGATGGCGCTTCCGCAATGTTATTAATGAGCGAACAGAAAGCCAAAGCACTCGGGTTACCGATTCGAGCAAGAGTTCGTTCGATGGCTGTTTCAGGTTGTGATCCATCATTAATGGGATATGGTCCGGTTCCGGCGACTAAAAAAGCGTTGCAGCGAGCTGGCCTTTCAATGGCAGATATCGATATTGTTGAACTTAATGAAGCCTTTGCTGCACAATCTATTCCTTGTGCAAAAGATTTAGGTTTACTCGACCAACTTGATGAAAAGGTCAATCTTAATGGTGGGGCTATCGCGCTTGGTCACCCATTAGGTTGTTCAGGTAGCCGTATCGCCACGAGCTTAATCAATATTATGGAACGCAAAGATGCTAAGTTAGGTCTAGCAACCATGTGTATCGGTTTAGGTCAGGGAATCGCAACCATTTTTGAACGTGATTAA
- the glyQ gene encoding glycine--tRNA ligase subunit alpha, translating into MQKFDIKTFQGMILALQDYWAQQGCTIVQPLDMEVGAGTSHPMTCLRALGPEPIAAAYVQPSRRPTDGRYGENPNRLQHYYQFQVIIKPSPDNIQELYLGSLEVLGVDPLVHDIRFVEDNWENPTLGAWGLGWEVWLNGMEVTQFTYFQQVGGLECKPVTGEITYGIERLAMYIQGVDSVYDLVWTDGPLGRVTYGDIFHQNEVEQSTYNFEHADVDFLLTFFDQCEKECKELLELETPLSLPAYERILKAGHAFNLLDARKAISVTERQRYILRIRNLTKAVAEAYYASREALGFPMCKDKQEK; encoded by the coding sequence ATGCAAAAATTCGATATTAAAACGTTTCAAGGCATGATCCTCGCGCTGCAGGATTATTGGGCCCAACAGGGTTGTACTATTGTTCAACCTCTAGATATGGAGGTTGGTGCTGGCACCTCTCATCCTATGACATGTCTGAGAGCACTAGGTCCTGAGCCTATTGCTGCAGCTTATGTTCAGCCATCTCGTCGTCCAACAGATGGTCGTTATGGTGAGAACCCTAACCGACTACAACACTATTATCAGTTCCAGGTGATCATCAAACCATCACCGGATAATATCCAAGAGCTTTACCTAGGCTCATTAGAAGTACTAGGTGTTGATCCTCTTGTCCACGATATTCGTTTCGTTGAAGATAACTGGGAGAATCCAACATTAGGCGCATGGGGTCTAGGTTGGGAAGTTTGGCTAAACGGCATGGAAGTGACTCAGTTTACTTACTTCCAGCAAGTTGGCGGCCTAGAATGTAAACCAGTAACCGGTGAAATTACTTACGGTATCGAGCGTCTTGCGATGTATATCCAGGGTGTTGATTCTGTTTACGACTTAGTTTGGACGGATGGTCCTCTTGGTCGAGTGACTTACGGCGATATTTTCCATCAAAATGAAGTTGAGCAGTCAACTTACAACTTTGAACATGCTGATGTTGATTTCCTACTGACCTTCTTCGATCAGTGTGAAAAAGAGTGTAAAGAGCTACTTGAATTAGAAACTCCGCTTTCTCTTCCTGCTTATGAACGCATTCTAAAAGCCGGTCATGCATTTAACTTATTAGATGCACGTAAAGCGATTTCAGTCACTGAGCGTCAACGCTATATCCTGCGTATTCGTAACCTAACCAAAGCGGTTGCGGAAGCTTACTATGCATCACGTGAAGCCCTAGGTTTCCCAATGTGTAAAGATAAACAGGAGAAGTAA